The DNA segment TAACGGAAACCCGTTGAAACGCtgaaaaaaaacgaaaatctcttcacgacaGGAATCTAGATCTTAAAGAGAATCGATTGGTCTTAGTCTTAGAATGGAGACTCTGTTGTATGTATTTGTCTcaatttataatttaaaatacatCACAATGCAAACATGTGGCTCCAAATTGTGTTTTGCTGACACTGTAGAAGTCGAAAACATCCTTTCTTTTGTGATTTGAGGGAGCAGTATTTGGTGGCGTAGCTAGGCCATCGTGTCTTCGCCAATATTACTTGATTAATACCTGATAGTGCTAATTCGATGCACATCAGGGCCATGCTCACCAACTGCATCCAGTACTACATAGCAACGTGTATACAAACCCAAAACAGTGAAGGGGCACATAATGGAACAGAACTACGTATGTACCAGGGAACTAGAGCCTTCCACCAGGAAAAAAACGCATTACTCCAGAAaccaacaaagaaaaaaaagaataataataTGTCATACAAGGATTACTTTCTGATTGATGATACAAAGAGCTAACTACCCTATCAATGAGTCATATGCATACAATGTACATCAGCTATCTTTACAATGCTGACCACTCAGCGACTCATATGAAATCCATGCAGTCATTTAGGAACTGACCACTCAGCGACTCATATGAAATCCATGGAGTCGTTTAGGGACTGACCACTCAGCGACTGGCCCCCGTTCGATGAACTCTGGAGATGGCTTGGATTGTGATGCTGAGCTTGGTGTCCACCAAAGTAACCCATCTGCTGCTCTTGAGAGAAATAGGATGGGATCTGCTGATGGAGACCACCGTTGAAAGGATTCCCATTCATGTTTGCGGCTTGCCCTGCAGCTATCCTTAGTCGCTGGACTTCTTCTCGCAGGGCTTCATTTAAAGCTGTGAGGTAGAAAATGAAACATTTCAATGTGCTGCTTCCGTAAGGAACTGGAAATTGAATTGTTCTATTTCATTACAATAACAGACCAATCAGTTCATCAGTAGATTGTGATCTCGTAGCAATCGAACTTTGTGTTTCAGAGCATAAAATAACAACAACCAGGAGAACTGAAAAAGTTCCAAAGGAAGATCAGAGCATACCATCCCGCAGTTTAGCTTGCTCTTCCATGGACTGCAACCGGAGCTTGAGCTCTCTATTCTCAGCAGTTAAACCAGTTGTATCCCTCTGGGTTTTAAGTAAATCGCAATACATCAGAGATCAGAATATTATATATGTGTggaacaaaagaaaaggtttCATCACAaaatgttaaacacattcacagaaggggaaaaaaggaaaaagaaaatattgctGATAGTCTTCAATAGCAATTTCCTATCAAAATTCTCAGACATACAAAAAGGAGATTGTGTGATAGCAAGGTCAAAATAACAATAATGGTAAACTATGGAAAACATTACAACAATGCTGCATACAGGAAAATTTTACTAAACTGAGAAATAGCAATTCCACAAAAATATAATCTTAAACAACAGTCAGCTTTTTGGCGCAAAAGCAGTGTAATCCATAACAGTCAGTATTAAGTACTGCTAGTTATCTCAATTTTACCGTACAGTATACTACCAATATCATTTGAAGGCATTGAAGTTCACATACTTGATAAATAATGCCAGGACAACTTTCATTATATTGTGAAAATTTATCTATTGTCACAGAGCCATATCAGTAGCAGTAGAAAGCTGTTGAGAAGTTCAAGTGATACATGAACAACTGCAAATCATCAAGGCATCAAGCTGAATTAAATCCACCTATCTCAGCGTCATTTTTCATGTTTCTTTTTTAGAGCATAATGCTACAATTGGGATTGTTGGTTGATTGTCCTTGCCTAACTAAATAGTAGATTACTAACCAAGTTTTCTTGGTAGAGACATATCTTCCATATGAGACCACTTAATCTTCAGCTTAACACTAATCAGCTGATTCTATCCACTTCAATCAAATCATACTCTGAAATGGAGCATCACTAGCCCATTTGTGGTGAGCAGCGACCTATCAGGCTCCAAACATCCACGTTAGCTCTAAAACTACTAGGCACATTGAATCCTACCCTAATCCATTTGCCATGCCAACTACAATTCCAGAGGTAGAAGGGTgttaaaaaaggaaataaatgcttGATTAAGCTCTAAATCCTCTAATTCCATTTCAAATATTAATGTATACACATGCTGCACCCATGCACCCCACCCTAAAACAACATACAGATTGCCCTGAAAATTTCCAGAAAAGATCTGAGAATCTTAAAAGGAAACAGATTTACGATGTCTTTTTCACTTCCCATGAACAGATCGAATTTCAGTGCATACTCATGTTTAGAAATTAGGTATTCAGAACTGCACATTGCACTTGTAGCCCTGAATGACCATTTTCCAGTTTGAAAAATTTGCCTCCTATTGTTCTGCAGCTAAGAGCTCGCGTATGCAAACTGAAAAAGACTATGTTATCCATAAAAGAACAGGCTACCCAATCACAATATTAACACGTGTTACATGGCATGCTAAATTCCTTATAAACTGCTGGGTTCTGGCAGAAGTGGCAACAATAAAGCTAGTAAATAACAGAGAAGTGTAACCGAAGTGATTGTTCGATGCAACAGTCACTCAATAGTCAGTGGTATATGGATTTAATTCTAATGCAGTTATCCTGTTAGAATAAACTAACTAACTGACTCAACACATCAATAAATTACTCTAGTCGCACCATACATGAACTAAGCTACTTCAAGGAAACAGACAACATGCTATGACACAAGTACACATTACACAACCAAAAGATGTAGGCAAGTTGCAGCTGAGTTACTGTAATTCTTTGCAGAAGACACGCAACAATTAATCAATGAATTTAACTGATTAGACAAATCTAATCCTATACCTGGAGAAGCGTGAGCTGTGCTGATAGCGTGGTGGCCTCCGTCTGCAGAGTCTGGACCTTCCTCTCCAGTTCACTAGTGTATTTGATCTTCCTCTCCTTCGACCTCGCCGCCGACTGCCTGTTTGCTAGAATCCTGCACACCAGCAATAACAAAAACTTAATCTAAATCGACAACCCCAATACACTTCCTACCCTAAAATCTCGCAATTATTGTCTCTAAGACAATTCGATAGCTCAGATCtctaaacacatagcacactaACACTAGCACAATCACAAATAACTCGAACATACATGCTTCACACGCTAAATTACAGTATCGGATAACAAGGCACCTTCCGGATCTAGGAAGCATCAAATATCAATTGACGGAAAAAAGGAAACAGCTAAATATTTCCCTACCTCTTTGCGCGCTTGGGGTCGATGAGCGCGAGCTCGGCGATCCTCTCGGTGGGCATGGCCTTCTTCGCGTAGTCCGGCAGGCCGCTCGACAGCGCCGACTCGCCTTCGAACGGCGAGCTGACCCCATCCATGGACCCGCTCCTCTTATgcccgcccccgccgccacctcctccgcccTGAAAGGCTTGGCTCTCGAAGAAGGCGGCGTCGAGGGAGAGGCTCCTCGTGTGGGCCCCACCCCCGCCGGGGTGCCGGggcgcgggggccggggccagggcctgcggcggtggcggcggcggcggggtgggGTCGGAGGCGGCCAGGGAGTCGtcggagagggaggggaagtcGAGGTCGGAGAAGGAGAAGTCGCCGTCGGGGtcgaggtcgaggaggaggtcCGCGTCGGGGAGGCGCAGGAACGTCTCCGAGTGGGCCCGCCGGTGGTGCCCCCGGCCGCTGCCCGAGGTCGGCGCCGGCACCGCCGGCAGCGGGAAGCGCGGGTCCATGTAGCTCAacgccggcggcgaggtcgTTAGCCCTTTACACTTcgctgcgacggcggcggcggtcgggtGAAGTGTGTGAGAGCTCGGGATCGGCCTGGGGGGCGTACGAGTGAGGAGTAGAGAGGCGGAGGACGCGGGGCGCGTGGTCCCGGTCCATGGATTTGATCAGCTTGGACACGGATCTCGAGGCGTACGGACGGTGGATACGCTGCTAGGTTGGTAGggatggcgtaaaggggcaTGGGGAATCTCCAATGGCGCGCACGCGACGTGGGCGAGGGAGCCTGGGTGAGCTCAGCGTATGGATCACACCCACATGACGCGAATCTCCAGGTGCGCTGGGTGGCGCGATCAGGCAACGGCGTGTGAACTCGGTGTAGGTGGGAATTTCGTCCGGGAGGGAGGAGTGCCGCGCTGCCCCTATCAGCGAGCAGTGCGCGGCAGCGGACGCGCGGGCCCGGGGGCGACCTTTTGCCGGTGGCTGTCGCGTGGACCCACTTCCAGTGTGAGTCGCGTTTGGCGTGCCGTGCCTTGTGGTCGTCGGGTGGCGGGTTGGGCCTTACGCGTTGGAGACGGTGGAGCCCACTGGATTAATTTAAGAGGCACCTCGGTGATAACTAGCAGCAAGTCATGGCGGTGGGACGAAGCCACGATAGTTGAGGTGCCACGAACTTCGCAATCCAGGTCCTCTGCAGGATCCTCCTGTTCCGAGTAAACCTGTTTATGGGCATCCGGGTCCGATCTTAGGTGTCCACGAGGACATAATATATTATACTCTCtatgattataaatatagattgttttaatctttttaattattctctaaatataaattattcttGAACTTCTAtgtgtttttttctcttttgttactGCCTTgcctttgtttaataaatactaccactctcacaaataaatgcgttatc comes from the Phragmites australis chromosome 22, lpPhrAust1.1, whole genome shotgun sequence genome and includes:
- the LOC133905055 gene encoding transcription factor VIP1-like, producing the protein MDPRFPLPAVPAPTSGSGRGHHRRAHSETFLRLPDADLLLDLDPDGDFSFSDLDFPSLSDDSLAASDPTPPPPPPPQALAPAPAPRHPGGGGAHTRSLSLDAAFFESQAFQGGGGGGGGGHKRSGSMDGVSSPFEGESALSSGLPDYAKKAMPTERIAELALIDPKRAKRILANRQSAARSKERKIKYTSELERKVQTLQTEATTLSAQLTLLQRDTTGLTAENRELKLRLQSMEEQAKLRDALNEALREEVQRLRIAAGQAANMNGNPFNGGLHQQIPSYFSQEQQMGYFGGHQAQHHNPSHLQSSSNGGQSLSGQSLNDSMDFI